In the genome of Pseudorasbora parva isolate DD20220531a chromosome 10, ASM2467924v1, whole genome shotgun sequence, one region contains:
- the fut9a gene encoding 4-galactosyl-N-acetylglucosaminide 3-alpha-L-fucosyltransferase 9, which translates to MPSTPTYRILRPLLLGIFLLGCFVTLFLMYIKPSTSWLSGPVESETSTARVKSLLSTRSDQNQTTILVWLWPFGETYDLNVCSSLFNIDGCFITAERNLYNKSDAVVIHHRDITSDLSNMPPAYRPTLQRWVWMNFESPSHSSQLPGIENLFNLTLNYRQDADIEVPYGSIVAAQGEEDFVPPSKNKLICWIVSNWNPDHVRVKYYNELYKHIEVHAYGQAFGEYISDQDYFPTMASCKFYLAFENSIHKDYITEKLYNPLSVGTVPVVLGPPRENYQNFVQGNAFIHVDDFPSPKELADYLLFLDKNEELYLKYFDWRKHFKVKKAYFWAEHTCLACDYVRRHNEYKSINNLDKWYWG; encoded by the coding sequence ATGCCATCTACACCAACTTACAGAATCCTACGACCCCTCCTGCTTGGTATCTTTTTATTGGGATGCTTTGtgactttgtttttaatgtacaTCAAGCCATCCACGAGCTGGTTGTCAGGCCCCGTTGAGTCGGAAACATCCACAGCCCGAGTGAAAAGCCTCCTTTCCACCAGAAGTGATCAGAACCAGACAACCATCCTGGTCTGGCTTTGGCCTTTTGGCGAAACCTATGACCTGAACGTCTGCAGCTCTTTGTTCAATATCGATGGCTGCTTCATCACCGCCGAACGAAACCTCTACAACAAATCCGACGCCGTCGTCATACATCATAGGGACATCACCAGCGACCTCTCCAACATGCCGCCGGCGTATCGGCCCACGTTGCAGAGATGGGTTTGGATGAACTTCGAGTCACCGTCGCATTCATCTCAGTTACCTGgaattgagaacttgtttaaTTTAACTCTAAACTATCGGCAAGATGCTGATATAGAAGTGCCTTATGGATCGATTGTCGCAGCCCAAGGAGAGGAGGACTTTGTGCCGCCAAGCAAGAACAAGCTCATTTGTTGGATCGTCAGCAATTGGAACCCAGATCACGTCAGAGTGAAATACTATAATGAATTGTACAAGCACATCGAGGTTCATGCATACGGACAGGCTTTTGGTGAGTACATTTCCGACCAGGACTATTTCCCCACAATGGCCAGCTGTAAATTTTATTTGGCATTCGAGAACTCGATTCACAAAGACTACATCACTGAGAAATTGTACAACCCACTTTCCGTTGGCACAGTACCTGTGGTGCTCGGACCACCAAGGGAGAACTATCAGAACTTCGTTCAGGGAAACGCTTTCATTCACGTCGACGACTTCCCGTCTCCTAAGGAGCTGGCTGATTACCTCCTGTTCCTTGACAAAAACGAGGAGCTTTACCTGAAGTACTTTGACTGGCGTAAACACTTTAAGGTGAAAAAGGCATACTTCTGGGCCGAACACACGTGCCTGGCCTGCGATTATGTCAGAAGGCACAATGAGTACAAATCAATTAACAATCTTGACAAATGGTATTGGGGTTAA
- the manea gene encoding glycoprotein endo-alpha-1,2-mannosidase: protein MARFRRKSCLALIALALIVFIITVILKSLSPEENNFGSQFPLRLIPPPREMEKDIKVVVSVKPVQMIQAEKADNLENQMQDFPEPNYNVHAFYYVWYGNPQFDGKYVHWDHQLLPHWDPKVASGYPTGHHQPPDDIGANFFPALGPYSSRDPSVLEEHMRQLRTAAVGVLAVSWYPRSMKDDNGEEIDNLLPLILDAANKYQLKVVFHIEPYKGRDDANMRENIKYIVERYGNHPAFYRYKTSTGKLLPLYYIYDSYLQTPDVWEQLLKPNGISTIRDTPYDGIFIALLVEEKHKKDIQAAGFDGLYTYFATNGFTYGSSHHNWKSIKTFCDQNDLIFIPSIGPGYIDTSIRPWNSQNTRNRINGRYYENALNAAVAARPQIISITSFNEWHEGTQIEKAVPKTWGKTVYLDYLPHKPSVYLELTQKWARKFSEEQKKWLE from the exons ATGGCACGATTTAGGCGGAAATCATGTCTGGCACTTATTGCTTTAGCCTTGATCGTGTTTATTATAACTGTCATCTTAAAGTCTCTGAGCCCTGAGGAGAACAATTTTGGCAGTCAGTTTCCATTAAGACTTATTCCACCTCCAAGAGAAATGGAAAAAGATATCAAGGTCGTTGTATCCGTTAAACCTGTGCAGATGATACAGGCAGAGAAAGCTGATAACCTGGAGAACCAAATGCAAGATTTCCCTGAACCAAATTACAATGTGCACGCATTCTACTATGTATGGTATGGGAACCCTCAGTTTGATGGAAAGTATGTTCACTGGGATCATCAACTCTTACCACACTGGGACCCTAAAGTGGCCTCAGGTTATCCCACAGGACATCACCAGCCTCCTGATGACATCGGGGCAAATTTCTTCCCTGCACTGGGTCCATACAGCTCCAGAGACCCATCAGTTTTAGAGGAACACATGCGACAGCTCCGAACAGCTGCGGTTG GTGTTCTAGCAGTTTCGTGGTATCCACGTAGCATGAAGGATGACAATGGTGAAGAAATTGATAACTTGCTGCCTTTGATTCTGGATGCAGCTAACAAATATCAGTTGAAG GTTGTTTTTCATATCGAACCATACAAGGGACGAGATGATGCTAATATGCgtgaaaatattaaatatattgtgGAGAG GTATGGAAACCATCCTGCTTTTTATAGATACAAAACAAGCACTGGCAAATTGCTTCCTCTGTATTACATATATGACTCCTACTTACAAACTCCAGATGTTTGGGAACAACTGCTCAAGCCAAATGGTATATCGACAATCAGGGACACACCGTATGATGGCATCTTCATTGCACTTCTTGTGGAAGAAAAGCATAAGAAGGACATACAGGCGGCTGGATTTGATGGACTCTATACATATTTTGCAACCAATGGCTTTACGTATGGTTCCTCACATCACAACTGGAAATCCATCAAAACCTTCTGTGATCAAAATGACTTGATATTCATTCCAAGTATAGGGCCAGGCTACATCGACACTAGCATTAGGCCTTGGAACTCCCAGAATACAAGGAACCGCATTAATGGGAGGTATTATGAGAATGCTTTGAATGCTGCTGTGGCGGCAAGGCCACAGATTATCTCTATAACTTCATTCAATGAATGGCACGAAGGAACGCAAATCGAAAAGGCCGTCCCCAAGACATGGGGTAAAACTGTGTACCTTGACTACCTTCctcataaaccttcagtttaTTTAGAGTTAACACAAAAATGGGCTAGAAAATTCAGCGAGGAGCAGAAGAAATGGCTGGAGTAA